In the genome of Halorubrum sp. CBA1229, the window GTTCGGGAGCGGCTCAACGTGGTCACCCAGGAGACGCGGTTCTCGCTCCTCCAGGACATCCTCGGGCATCCGTCGGAACTGCCGACACTGAAGGAACTCGACTACGTCAACCCGAACAAGAGTCAGACGACGATTCGCCAGCACCTCCAGCAGCTCGTCGACGCCGGCATCGTCATGGAGGTGCTCCTGCCCGAGGACCGCCGGCAGAACGACCTGCCGTACAAGTTCTATGGGCTCAGTGAAAGTGGTCGGCAGTTCCTCGAGGAACACAAGCTCCTCCGGGCACAAGACACGCTTCTAGAGATATATGACCGGGTTGAGAAGACGGACGACATCGAACGGTACGAGACTGCCCCGCGACCCGAGCGCTAACAGCTCTCGTCTTTCACTTCGCAGATGGGGTGTCACCCCGAACAACTGGGCAGCCGACTGTGACGTTCTCTCGTCTATTCGCCGGGATTGACGGGACCTTTGTACTGAGAGCGGATCTTGTCGCCGTCCCGCCACTGCCAGTAGTAGTAGCGGTTATCGTTGATCTCCTTGATCGTAATCGTCGCCTTCGATGGAACGTGATCCGGGAGGTCGTCTGATCGTTCTTCGATCTCGTCTTCATCCTCCGCCTCAGCAAGGCGATCTTCACGCTCACGGTATTCAGCGAGTTTCTCAGCGTAGCTCGCGATGTGGCGAAGGAGTTCGGGCGAGTAGTCGTCGAGAGTATCGACGACGTCAGGGGGAAGGTCTGCTGAGGGCGTCGGTGGCTCGTAGGGCATGGGCTGACCAGTGTTAACCAACACAGACGCAAAAGGCATAGTTTTGTTGGTTAAATCACTATCAACGGTTCTCCTGCACCTGTAACACTACTCGAAACTCTATATCAATGAGTTTCACCTGATGTTACAGCCCCCGAGGACTCTCGAACACTGGACGATCCTACGAGTTCGAGGGGAGCCGTCCATCAGGTCGTGGAACCCGCCCTTGTTTGATCTCGTGATCGACTCGCCGGAGATGTTTACAGCCGCCCTCGGGCGTTCGTTTCCTCCAGTCTGGACACGTGCAGGACTCGCTGATCACGTCGACCTCGTACCAACTCCCGGACGCGGATTGCACCTCGTAGCGACCGCCTTTTTCGAGCAGCGAGACGGCCATCTCCTCGTCGACGGCGCGTCTGGTGCGTGGTTCCAACTCGCCGTGTTGGTTCGCGTGCTCCGTGACGATCATTCGATCGCGAACGTCGCCAGTTCGTCCACCGTCAGGCGCGACGGCAGCCGGACCGTGGAGACGATCCTGCAGGAGGTCTTCGACCGGATGGCCTTCCGACCACAGATAGTGCACTTCGCGACGTTCACGATGGTCGTAGGAGCCGCAGGCGGCGGCGCTGCCGGCCCAGACACGCCACGCGCCGAGTGTAGCCATCACGTCGACGATGATCCGCGGAACGGTCTCGTACTCGTCGGGGTAGAAGATTCGGAAACGGGTACACTCTTCTCGGGGTGAGGCGTCGTCCCACCACTCGACGTCGTCGCCCCAGCTGTCGAACATCGACTCGTCATCTCCGTACCCGACGGTCACGCCGTCGATCTGTGGCACGTCCACCGACATTTCATCAGCTTCGCCTTCGAGCAGTCGGAGCACGGCGTATCTGAGATACTCGTGTTCCGGATGGTCGGTCGACTGGGCGACTTGGTCGTGGTATTCTGCGACTCGTTCCGCCTCCTCGAGAACGGTAGTTAGGTACTGGTCGGTCATGGGTCGATGGAGACGGGAGTGCGCCTCCGCCCCTCGGCGGGCGCTGATAAACTTAACCAACGACGACCCGTATTAACGTCCGATTGTTGGTTAACTGGAACGGACCACGAGTTCAGTCCTCGGCAACTATGCCGATAATCTCCTGGGCGGTCGAACTGATTCGACCGAGCCGATCCTGGATCACCTCCGCATCGTCGTTCTCCCACGCGGCGAGGTAGAACGCTGACCCGCTCGTGTCCAGTCCGAGAAACCGACCAACGATGTACGCGACGGCTTCCGCTTCGACTTCGCGTTTCGCTCTCTCGGTGTCGTCGTCGACGTCGAAATGCAGTAGCGCGTGAGCGTACTCGTGAATCAGCGTCACCGCGAGGTCGGCCTGATTCGCTCTATCTTTCGCTTCGACGACGGGTTGGCATTCGTGGAGGTTCCGGTGTTTGCAGACGCCTTTTGCGTCGCCATGCTCCCACTCAGCAGCGTTGACGACACGGACGTCTATATCGAGCGTAGTTGCTGCATCGAGGAGTGCTGGCACCAGGTCGTCGGCGTCTCCAGCTGCCTCGGTTTCCAGCTCGGGGAGCGGTTCGCCCTCGGTTTGAGACACATCGAAGACGGCAGTTGGTTTGAATCCAACCAGTCCTTTAGACCACTCCTCGGGCGGTGTCTCGTCGTAGTCACAGTCGCTTTGCTCGTGGTAGCTCGGTGAGTTCTCGCACTCGGGGCACTGCTTCGTAATAATGGGTGCCCAGATCCAGATCGCCTGTTCGCCTTCCTGGACGTACCGGTCGAACTCGTTCCGCCAGGTGTTGTAGCCCGCGACCTTCGTCGCCTCGGGGCACTGCAGCTTGATGAGCAGCGTGTTGCGATGGGAGTAGTCGTGGAAGCGACTCTGGACGTTGAGCCACTCCTGAAATTCCTCGCTGGCCTGGGCCTCGTCAACGTCGTCGACGAGCTCGTCGATCCAGGCTTCGATGGTACTGTGCATCTCGTCGTGTCGCGTGTCGGTCTCTTCGAACGAGACCGACGGCTCACTGGCTGTAACCATTGTATTCACCGAATCGAGTTCACGGCGAGTGCGTCAGTTCAGACGCGCCGCACCCCTCGGGGGCGCACAACAAACAACGGCGCTGCTGAGAGGGGTATATCGAGGTCGCTGTCGGAGGCTGGGATTAACAACGGTGCGAAGGTACCGTCGAGAGTATGGGGCTCGTCGACGTGCTTCGCGGGGTCATCCGAACCAGCACGGCCGATACGGCCACGCTGTATGAGTGCCGCCACTGTGGCACGACCCTCTCGGTCGACGCCGAGACGTGTCCGACCTGTGGTGGCGAGGACGTCGCCTGCTACCGATTCTAAGTAGGTCTTGCTCGGACCGCTACACTCGTTGCCGGCACAGCTTGAGTGATCGTGTTCGTTCGGCCCCCCTCGGTGTGAATGGGAAAATCTGGTTATCGGAGCGCTGCTTTCTCGTCAGCGAAGCCGACCGCAACGAGATACGCGAGGAACGCGTCGAACCGCTCGACGTCGCTGGGTGTGTCCGTCGCGAGGTGTCGCACCCACTCAATGGCCCACTGGAACGCGGGGTCTGTTCCGCCTTTGCCGTGGATATACCACCACCGAGCTGCTTTCAGGACGACGAGCGGATTCGTTGGTGGCTGCTCACCGGCGAGGCCACGCGTGATCGACTCGATCTCCTCGGGCACCCCGGCGGGATCGACCTCGCCTGATTGCGTGTTCGCTACGTCGACTGGAATTGCATCGACCGAAACGTCGTTCGTACGCTGTTGCTGACTCACCATCGAGCCCTCGCCCTCTCTGGAGGGCGCGACAAACCGCTCGTAGCGTCACGTAGGCGGAAAGTAGACGCTTTGCTCGCCGGCGATCTCCTCGAGGTTGTTTCGGTGCCGATGCGAGAAGTAGCACTCGTAGCTGCAGTAGCCACAGGTATCA includes:
- a CDS encoding helix-turn-helix domain-containing protein; translation: MSTSDHTPSDLESVRERLNVVTQETRFSLLQDILGHPSELPTLKELDYVNPNKSQTTIRQHLQQLVDAGIVMEVLLPEDRRQNDLPYKFYGLSESGRQFLEEHKLLRAQDTLLEIYDRVEKTDDIERYETAPRPER
- a CDS encoding ArdC-like ssDNA-binding domain-containing protein, with amino-acid sequence MVTASEPSVSFEETDTRHDEMHSTIEAWIDELVDDVDEAQASEEFQEWLNVQSRFHDYSHRNTLLIKLQCPEATKVAGYNTWRNEFDRYVQEGEQAIWIWAPIITKQCPECENSPSYHEQSDCDYDETPPEEWSKGLVGFKPTAVFDVSQTEGEPLPELETEAAGDADDLVPALLDAATTLDIDVRVVNAAEWEHGDAKGVCKHRNLHECQPVVEAKDRANQADLAVTLIHEYAHALLHFDVDDDTERAKREVEAEAVAYIVGRFLGLDTSGSAFYLAAWENDDAEVIQDRLGRISSTAQEIIGIVAED